From one Streptomyces mobaraensis genomic stretch:
- a CDS encoding gamma-glutamylcyclotransferase — MSLYAAYAGNLDARLMTRRAPHSPLRGTGWLADWRLTFGGEQMGWEGALATVVEEPRSQVFVALYDIAPMDEESMDRWEGVGLGIYRRMRVRVHTLEGDETAWIYVLNGYEGGLPSARYLGEIADAAESAGAPHDYVMEIRKRPC, encoded by the coding sequence ATGTCGCTCTACGCCGCGTACGCCGGCAACCTCGACGCGCGGCTGATGACGCGCCGCGCCCCCCACTCGCCGCTGCGCGGCACGGGCTGGCTCGCCGACTGGCGCCTGACCTTCGGCGGGGAGCAGATGGGCTGGGAGGGCGCCTTGGCCACCGTGGTGGAGGAGCCGCGGTCGCAGGTCTTCGTCGCCCTCTACGACATCGCCCCGATGGACGAGGAGTCGATGGACCGCTGGGAGGGCGTCGGCCTCGGCATCTACCGGCGGATGCGGGTCCGGGTGCACACCCTGGAGGGTGACGAGACCGCCTGGATCTACGTCCTCAACGGCTACGAGGGCGGCCTGCCCTCCGCCCGCTACCTGGGCGAGATCGCGGACGCGGCGGAGTCGGCGGGGGCGCCGCACGACTATGTGATGGAAATCAGGAAGCGCCCGTGCTGA
- a CDS encoding purine-nucleoside phosphorylase gives MNASVTPDIQADPYAAADAAAARLRELTGAETHDVALVMGSGWVPATEALGAPETEFPVTELPGFSAAAVAGHAGTVRSYKINDKRALVFLGRTHYYEGRGVAAVVHGVRTSVAAGCKTVVLTNGCGGLRDGMRPGQPVLISDHLNLTATSPIVGANFVDLTDLYSSRLRALCKEVDETLEEGVYAQFPGPHYETPAEVRMARLLGADLVGMSTTLEAIAAREAGAEVLGISLVTNLAAGMTGEPLNHEEVLQAGRDSAARMGSLLAQVLPRL, from the coding sequence GTGAACGCATCAGTTACTCCGGACATCCAGGCCGACCCGTACGCCGCGGCCGACGCCGCCGCCGCCCGACTGCGCGAGCTCACGGGCGCCGAGACCCACGACGTCGCCCTGGTCATGGGCTCCGGCTGGGTTCCCGCGACCGAGGCGCTCGGCGCGCCCGAGACCGAGTTCCCGGTCACCGAGCTCCCCGGCTTCTCCGCCGCCGCCGTCGCCGGCCACGCGGGCACCGTGCGCTCGTACAAGATCAACGACAAGCGCGCGCTGGTCTTCCTCGGCCGCACGCACTACTACGAGGGCCGCGGCGTCGCCGCCGTCGTCCACGGCGTCCGCACGTCCGTCGCCGCCGGCTGCAAGACCGTCGTCCTGACGAACGGCTGCGGCGGTCTCCGCGACGGCATGCGCCCCGGCCAGCCGGTGCTGATCAGCGACCACCTGAACCTCACGGCGACCTCGCCGATCGTCGGCGCCAACTTCGTCGACCTCACGGACCTGTACTCGTCCCGCCTGCGCGCCCTGTGCAAGGAGGTCGACGAGACGCTGGAGGAGGGCGTCTACGCCCAGTTCCCCGGCCCGCACTACGAGACCCCGGCCGAGGTCCGCATGGCGCGCCTGCTGGGCGCCGACCTGGTGGGCATGTCCACCACCCTGGAAGCCATCGCGGCGCGCGAGGCGGGCGCCGAGGTGCTCGGCATCTCCCTCGTCACCAACCTGGCCGCAGGCATGACCGGCGAGCCCCTCAACCACGAAGAGGTGCTCCAGGCCGGCCGCGACTCGGCCGCCCGCATGGGCTCGCTGCTGGCCCAGGTGCTGCCCCGCCTGTGA
- a CDS encoding phospho-sugar mutase — MEQERDDLLTRARTWLAEDPDPETRAELAALVDAENLPELASRFAGTLQFGTAGLRGELGAGPMRMNRAVVIRAAAGLAAYLKKQGHANGTVVIGYDARHKSADFARDTAAVMVGAGLKAALLPRPLPTPVLAFAIRHLGAVAGVEVTASHNPPRDNGYKVYLGDGSQIVPPADAGIAAEIAAVASLDDVPRPESGWETLDDAVVEAYLERTDAVLTEGSARDVRVVYTPMHGVGRTVLTAAFARAGFPAPVVVAEQAEPDPDFPTVAFPNPEEPGAMDLAFATARAAAGRGEAPDIVIANDPDADRCAVAVPDPSADAGWRMLRGDEVGALLAAHLGRKDATGTFATTIVSSSLLSRIAAASAGVDYTETLTGFKWLARVDGLRYAYEEALGYCVDPAGVRDKDGITAALLVAELAAGLKEQGRSLTDLLDDLAVEHGLHATDQLSVRVQDLSLIAAAMRRLREQPPTALAGLAVASAEDLAEGSEALPPTDGLRYHLSGDAEGTVSAARVIVRPSGTEPKLKCYLEVVVPVGSTADLTDARRRAADVLASVKKDLAEAAGI, encoded by the coding sequence GTGGAGCAGGAGCGAGACGACCTCCTCACCCGAGCCCGGACCTGGCTCGCCGAGGACCCCGACCCCGAGACCCGCGCGGAGCTCGCCGCGCTCGTCGACGCCGAGAACCTGCCCGAGCTGGCGTCCCGCTTCGCCGGCACCCTCCAGTTCGGCACCGCCGGCCTCCGCGGCGAGCTGGGCGCGGGCCCGATGCGGATGAACCGCGCCGTGGTCATCCGGGCGGCCGCGGGCCTCGCCGCGTACCTCAAGAAGCAGGGCCACGCCAACGGCACCGTCGTGATCGGTTACGACGCCCGTCACAAGAGCGCGGACTTCGCGCGCGACACCGCGGCCGTCATGGTCGGCGCGGGCCTGAAGGCGGCGCTGCTGCCGCGTCCGCTGCCCACCCCGGTGCTGGCCTTCGCCATCCGCCACCTGGGCGCCGTGGCCGGCGTCGAGGTGACCGCGAGCCACAACCCGCCGCGCGACAACGGCTACAAGGTCTACCTGGGCGACGGTTCGCAGATCGTGCCGCCGGCCGACGCCGGCATCGCCGCCGAGATCGCCGCCGTGGCGAGCCTGGACGACGTTCCGCGCCCCGAGTCGGGCTGGGAGACGCTGGACGACGCGGTCGTCGAGGCGTACCTGGAGCGCACCGACGCCGTCCTCACCGAGGGCTCGGCCCGCGACGTGCGCGTGGTCTACACGCCCATGCACGGCGTCGGCCGGACCGTCCTGACCGCCGCCTTCGCCCGCGCCGGCTTCCCGGCGCCGGTCGTCGTCGCCGAGCAGGCCGAGCCGGACCCGGACTTCCCGACGGTCGCGTTCCCCAACCCGGAGGAGCCGGGCGCGATGGACCTGGCGTTCGCCACGGCCCGCGCCGCGGCCGGCCGGGGCGAGGCGCCGGACATCGTCATCGCCAACGACCCGGACGCCGACCGCTGCGCCGTCGCCGTCCCCGACCCGTCCGCCGACGCGGGCTGGCGGATGCTGCGCGGCGACGAGGTCGGCGCGCTGCTCGCCGCCCACCTGGGCCGGAAGGACGCGACCGGCACGTTCGCGACGACGATCGTCTCCTCGTCGCTGCTCTCCCGCATCGCCGCGGCGAGCGCCGGCGTCGACTACACCGAGACCCTCACCGGCTTCAAGTGGCTGGCCCGCGTCGACGGCCTGCGCTACGCCTACGAGGAGGCGCTGGGCTACTGCGTGGACCCGGCGGGCGTCCGGGACAAGGACGGCATCACCGCCGCCCTGCTGGTCGCCGAGCTGGCCGCCGGGCTCAAGGAGCAGGGCCGGTCCCTGACCGACCTCCTCGACGACCTGGCCGTCGAGCACGGCCTGCACGCCACGGACCAGCTGTCGGTCCGCGTCCAGGACCTGTCCCTGATCGCCGCCGCCATGCGCCGCCTGCGCGAGCAGCCGCCGACGGCCCTGGCCGGTCTCGCGGTCGCGTCGGCGGAGGACCTGGCCGAGGGCTCCGAGGCCCTGCCCCCGACCGACGGCCTGCGGTACCACCTTTCGGGTGACGCCGAGGGCACCGTCTCGGCCGCCCGGGTGATCGTCCGTCCGAGCGGCACGGAGCCCAAGCTCAAGTGCTACCTGGAGGTCGTCGTCCCGGTCGGCTCCACGGCGGACCTGACGGATGCGCGGCGCCGCGCGGCGGACGTCCTCGCGTCGGTCAAGAAGGACCTGGCGGAGGCGGCGGGCATCTGA
- a CDS encoding LolA-like protein: MRRSTVTLVGLIMLCTACGGGGSGGGERNEGKGKPAAAASPSRTAPAPRPADDGAAVRAAAAATARTTARVDERIDMSDGTTRAGLTIRGALDLAGGKGDLRVRLRSDGRPPVPLDEVFAGRTVYFRMPQEPTGKTSWRSTRRDRAEVHYLFRAPMNDPTHVLRQVAMLPSARKVGEEKVNGTPTTHYRAEPDLKTLTHRMVTAQRTKLASHWGDMRRYLLPRADVWVDRQGRVVRTRFGMSAGTGGEVSTLLTLSDLGKPVHAPTVPPGAPAVDPSTIGGPLAG; the protein is encoded by the coding sequence ATGCGGCGTTCCACGGTGACGCTCGTCGGCTTGATCATGCTCTGCACCGCCTGCGGCGGAGGCGGAAGCGGCGGCGGGGAGAGGAACGAGGGCAAGGGGAAACCGGCCGCGGCCGCGTCGCCGTCCCGGACCGCCCCCGCCCCGCGCCCGGCGGACGACGGCGCGGCGGTCCGCGCCGCGGCGGCCGCGACGGCGCGCACGACCGCGCGGGTCGACGAGCGGATCGACATGAGTGACGGCACGACGAGAGCGGGCCTCACCATCCGGGGCGCCCTCGACCTGGCCGGCGGCAAGGGCGACCTGCGGGTGCGGCTGCGGAGCGACGGCAGGCCGCCCGTCCCGCTCGACGAGGTCTTCGCGGGCCGCACGGTGTACTTCCGGATGCCGCAGGAGCCCACCGGCAAGACGTCCTGGCGGTCCACGCGCCGGGACAGGGCAGAGGTGCACTACCTCTTCCGCGCGCCCATGAACGACCCGACGCACGTCCTCCGCCAGGTGGCGATGCTGCCGTCCGCCCGGAAGGTGGGCGAGGAGAAGGTGAACGGCACGCCCACGACGCACTACCGCGCCGAGCCGGACCTCAAGACGCTCACCCACCGCATGGTCACGGCACAGCGCACGAAGCTCGCGTCCCACTGGGGGGACATGCGGCGCTACCTCCTGCCCCGCGCGGACGTCTGGGTCGACCGCCAAGGCCGCGTCGTCCGGACCCGCTTCGGCATGTCCGCGGGCACCGGCGGCGAGGTGTCGACCCTGCTCACCCTCTCGGACCTCGGCAAACCGGTCCACGCCCCCACCGTCCCGCCGGGGGCACCCGCCGTCGACCCGTCCACGATCGGCGGCCCGCTGGCGGGCTGA
- a CDS encoding PIN domain-containing protein has translation MARRKLTHEGTLVLDSEGLSKLLGDDEHVVALVTEARRRGMEVVICALTIIETVHARTDKARLRWLLSGLRVVAVGDEEAKAASALLMAAGLHGHKYAIDAAVAETALRQRRPVVMLTSDVDDMTKLCGDRIRLVAM, from the coding sequence GTGGCCCGCCGCAAGCTGACCCATGAAGGGACCCTCGTCCTGGACAGCGAGGGCCTGTCCAAGCTGCTGGGCGATGACGAGCACGTGGTCGCCCTGGTCACGGAGGCCCGGCGGCGGGGCATGGAGGTGGTGATCTGCGCCCTCACCATCATCGAGACCGTCCACGCCCGCACCGACAAGGCCCGGCTGCGATGGCTGCTGTCCGGCCTACGGGTGGTCGCCGTGGGCGACGAGGAGGCGAAGGCCGCCTCGGCACTGCTGATGGCCGCCGGTCTGCACGGCCACAAGTACGCCATCGACGCGGCCGTGGCCGAGACGGCCCTCCGGCAGCGGCGACCGGTCGTGATGCTGACCTCGGACGTCGACGACATGACCAAGCTGTGCGGAGACCGGATCCGGCTCGTCGCGATGTGA
- a CDS encoding DUF6415 family natural product biosynthesis protein produces MPPAEEPSSHDRDAHPPVMTLMTGDIEPIDLVSVRATVRRALQVRARPPRAVEVREITGALRGHVRRMLCVARSRVEGIERGTVAWIQWTALIHRAQDDLDRVAGSGSAAAAVYMDDLGRTCRRLADCLDE; encoded by the coding sequence ATGCCCCCAGCCGAGGAGCCGAGCAGCCATGACCGCGACGCGCATCCACCCGTGATGACGCTGATGACCGGCGACATCGAGCCCATCGACCTCGTCTCCGTCCGGGCCACCGTCCGCCGCGCCCTCCAGGTGCGCGCCCGTCCGCCTCGGGCGGTGGAAGTGCGGGAGATCACCGGGGCGTTGCGGGGGCATGTGCGGCGCATGCTGTGCGTTGCGCGGAGTCGGGTGGAGGGGATCGAGCGGGGGACGGTGGCGTGGATCCAGTGGACCGCGTTGATCCACCGGGCTCAGGATGACCTGGACCGCGTCGCCGGGAGCGGCAGCGCCGCGGCGGCGGTGTACATGGACGACCTCGGGCGGACCTGCCGGCGGCTCGCCGACTGCCTCGACGAGTGA
- a CDS encoding helix-turn-helix domain-containing protein, translating to MVANEHLGDRLGKLRRTAGLTQEGLAGRAGVSVDVLRKLEQRRKHSARLPTLHALARGLGVELTALLGDPPGVPSTGQAEPPRLVALRRAIAPPLFAPPPEPDGPEALTFPLLRATLEEAWTLYHAAAFEPLMAALPGIIADNRLAAAVGDDAQRAVGQAGLAKALQLGGHLSIRFGKTDLALSALERAVTAAEASGDPLLPAMVCNSVAWAYQRQNRLDDALGLAVHAADGVERDRARGTEGVRVWGGLLMSAATSSARSGDYDTADEMMRTAEQAAGRLAALPPAPNGKLVSVFSRSSVRIERVRLAVQHGRPQEALRLARRMRLSADIPPSWRTWLLLDLARAHADLGDAAEAVRALEKLHRTAPGWMRHHTLAVAIVVDLLSGPARPPGLRRLATLLGVDERGR from the coding sequence ATGGTCGCGAACGAGCACCTGGGTGATCGTCTGGGGAAGCTGCGGCGCACGGCCGGGCTGACGCAGGAGGGGCTGGCGGGACGGGCGGGGGTGTCGGTCGACGTCCTGCGCAAGCTGGAGCAGCGGCGCAAGCACTCGGCCCGGCTCCCCACGCTGCATGCCTTGGCGAGGGGACTCGGCGTGGAGCTCACCGCCTTGCTGGGGGACCCGCCGGGGGTTCCCTCCACCGGGCAGGCCGAGCCGCCCCGGCTCGTGGCGCTGCGGCGGGCGATCGCGCCTCCTCTCTTCGCGCCGCCGCCCGAGCCGGACGGGCCGGAGGCCCTTACGTTTCCGTTGCTCCGCGCCACGCTCGAAGAGGCGTGGACGCTGTACCACGCCGCCGCATTCGAACCGCTGATGGCGGCGCTGCCGGGGATCATCGCGGACAACCGCCTGGCCGCCGCGGTGGGCGACGACGCCCAACGTGCCGTCGGGCAAGCCGGCCTGGCGAAGGCGTTGCAGCTCGGCGGGCATCTGTCGATCCGTTTCGGCAAGACGGACCTCGCGCTGTCCGCACTGGAACGGGCGGTCACGGCCGCCGAGGCGTCGGGGGATCCGCTGCTTCCCGCGATGGTCTGCAACTCCGTGGCCTGGGCTTACCAGCGTCAGAACCGGCTGGACGACGCGCTGGGCCTGGCCGTGCACGCCGCCGACGGCGTCGAGCGCGACCGGGCGCGCGGCACGGAGGGCGTACGCGTCTGGGGCGGTCTGCTGATGTCCGCCGCCACCAGCTCCGCCCGCTCCGGCGACTACGACACGGCCGACGAGATGATGCGCACCGCCGAGCAGGCGGCTGGCCGTCTGGCCGCTCTGCCGCCGGCGCCCAACGGCAAGCTGGTCAGCGTGTTCAGCCGGTCGTCCGTGCGCATCGAACGCGTCCGCCTCGCGGTGCAGCACGGCCGCCCGCAGGAAGCACTCCGTCTCGCCCGGCGGATGCGGCTGAGCGCCGACATCCCGCCGTCCTGGCGCACTTGGCTGCTCCTCGATCTGGCCCGCGCCCACGCGGACCTCGGCGACGCGGCGGAAGCGGTCCGCGCCCTGGAGAAGCTGCACCGCACGGCCCCGGGCTGGATGCGGCACCACACGCTCGCCGTCGCCATCGTCGTCGACCTGCTGTCCGGCCCGGCCCGGCCACCGGGGCTGCGCAGGCTGGCCACGCTCCTCGGGGTGGACGAGCGGGGGCGGTGA
- a CDS encoding DUF6879 family protein, with protein MTVPEFVPQQRISEFINDGFEHTAWRLETRTGYVSDQVVPSYAEFLRTGDTAGEVGHPWFDNVRRMTGSGKRFERVRLVDKPPTVNQRYLLACARTNVAAGEDIRYLWRDDADRHGLNLSDFWLFDSRTLARFPFDGERTVGMELITDPVEVLRACQVRDAAWHYAVRYGEFRAAMP; from the coding sequence ATGACCGTGCCGGAGTTCGTCCCGCAGCAGCGGATCAGTGAGTTCATCAACGACGGCTTCGAGCACACGGCTTGGCGCCTGGAAACGCGCACTGGCTACGTCTCCGATCAGGTCGTGCCGTCCTACGCGGAGTTCCTCCGCACCGGTGACACGGCAGGGGAAGTGGGCCACCCGTGGTTCGACAACGTCCGCCGTATGACCGGATCGGGAAAGCGCTTCGAGCGCGTTCGTCTGGTCGATAAACCGCCCACGGTGAACCAGCGTTACCTTCTGGCCTGCGCCCGGACCAACGTCGCGGCGGGTGAGGACATCCGCTACTTGTGGCGCGACGACGCCGACCGGCACGGCCTGAATCTCTCCGACTTCTGGCTGTTCGACTCGCGGACACTCGCCCGGTTCCCATTCGACGGCGAACGCACGGTGGGCATGGAGCTGATCACGGATCCCGTGGAAGTGCTGCGTGCCTGCCAGGTCCGTGACGCGGCATGGCACTACGCGGTGAGGTACGGCGAGTTCAGGGCCGCGATGCCGTGA